A single Chloroflexota bacterium DNA region contains:
- a CDS encoding protein kinase, protein MTAERWRGLSLGLAALVMLLALAPRTVLAAATARPRTGETAQQGTGVEVEVFGDVIVGRPVDVEIRAANPVPDASQGSITVSIYGNPSIQIAGASAQGAKIYQPGENMFNFGSGRASPISVPAVELFVSSWPAGARHSLRLRLTAHGPYTLQARASLRRANGSFVHLPGAGQVDQQGAPTRMIDLEPRQQPPPTNTPQPPPTNTAVPATKPEQGAPAAKPSLQTIPKPGLPPVEKPAQPPADKPAQPPADKPAQAPVQSPAAPPASAESPTTAAPNAPPLGPAQAATPTVAATPAGGGGPSMPLLLAGFGIMGLGVATALVALVMVLRRRSSPAPAPLAGQYGPVTLTPRANPWGGSPVGQPARPPSGGFEMPPGAVPPWERVAGTPAPPSWPQPSFEQGPAGPPDPQQAAPPPWGTPLPPTSPYGTPAPSYGTSAPSYGTSAPSYGTSAPSYGTPAPPTQGSGPQPSAPGSTPASERYVDRTLTGRGGMGSVFRAYDSRLHRWVALKVMHADLGLQQGFMDRFVREAQMAAMLEHPNIVTVYDIEPVGDSIQMVMQWIDGEDLQKILERDGALPLPRAAHLLDQVAAALDHAHQRERPILHRDIKPSNIMVGPHDRAILTDFGIARLIGDASLTQTGQMVGTPAYMAPEVVRGEVADSRADIYALGVLLFQLVTGRVPFKAETPLAVLHAQIHTTPPAARSVMPSLSGGVEGVLTRALAKDRDQRFQTAGALARAFRASIGQA, encoded by the coding sequence GTGACTGCCGAGCGCTGGCGAGGCCTGTCCCTGGGCCTCGCTGCGCTCGTGATGCTGCTGGCGCTCGCGCCGCGCACCGTGCTGGCCGCCGCCACAGCCCGTCCGCGAACCGGTGAGACCGCGCAGCAGGGGACAGGCGTCGAGGTCGAAGTGTTCGGGGACGTCATCGTCGGACGGCCGGTTGACGTCGAGATCCGTGCTGCCAACCCGGTGCCCGACGCCAGCCAGGGCAGCATCACCGTCTCGATCTATGGCAACCCGTCGATCCAGATCGCCGGGGCGTCGGCCCAGGGCGCGAAGATCTACCAGCCCGGCGAGAACATGTTCAATTTTGGCAGTGGCCGAGCGTCGCCGATCTCGGTGCCGGCCGTCGAGCTGTTCGTCAGCTCCTGGCCGGCCGGCGCGCGCCACTCGCTGCGACTCCGTCTGACGGCGCACGGGCCGTACACGCTGCAGGCTCGTGCTTCCCTGCGCCGAGCGAACGGCTCGTTCGTGCATCTGCCCGGGGCCGGCCAGGTCGATCAGCAGGGCGCACCGACCCGCATGATCGACCTGGAGCCGCGTCAGCAGCCGCCGCCCACGAACACGCCCCAGCCACCACCCACCAACACGGCCGTCCCGGCGACCAAGCCGGAGCAGGGTGCGCCGGCTGCAAAGCCGTCGCTGCAAACGATCCCGAAGCCGGGCCTGCCCCCAGTCGAGAAGCCGGCTCAGCCGCCGGCAGACAAGCCTGCCCAACCGCCAGCGGACAAGCCAGCCCAGGCCCCGGTGCAGTCACCCGCTGCGCCGCCAGCATCGGCCGAGTCGCCAACGACGGCGGCCCCGAACGCTCCCCCGCTCGGACCGGCCCAGGCTGCCACGCCGACTGTCGCCGCAACGCCGGCCGGTGGGGGCGGACCGTCGATGCCGTTGCTGCTGGCCGGCTTCGGGATCATGGGGTTGGGTGTGGCGACGGCGCTCGTCGCGCTGGTGATGGTGTTGCGGCGGCGGTCGAGCCCCGCGCCTGCGCCCCTGGCGGGGCAGTACGGCCCCGTGACGCTGACGCCGCGGGCGAATCCGTGGGGCGGCTCGCCCGTTGGCCAGCCAGCTCGTCCTCCGTCAGGCGGCTTCGAGATGCCGCCGGGCGCGGTGCCGCCCTGGGAGCGCGTAGCCGGGACGCCCGCACCGCCGTCCTGGCCGCAGCCGAGCTTCGAGCAGGGGCCGGCAGGGCCACCAGATCCCCAGCAGGCCGCGCCGCCGCCATGGGGCACGCCGCTCCCGCCGACCAGCCCCTACGGCACGCCGGCACCGTCCTACGGTACGTCGGCGCCGTCCTACGGTACGTCGGCGCCGTCCTACGGTACGTCGGCGCCGTCCTACGGCACGCCGGCCCCGCCGACGCAGGGATCTGGCCCTCAGCCGTCCGCGCCCGGCTCGACGCCCGCCAGCGAGCGCTACGTCGATCGCACGCTCACGGGGCGCGGCGGCATGGGCTCCGTGTTCCGGGCCTACGACTCGCGCCTGCACCGGTGGGTGGCGCTCAAGGTCATGCACGCCGATCTTGGCTTGCAGCAGGGTTTCATGGACCGCTTCGTGCGCGAGGCCCAGATGGCCGCGATGCTCGAACACCCGAACATCGTGACCGTCTACGACATCGAGCCGGTCGGCGACTCGATCCAGATGGTGATGCAGTGGATCGATGGCGAGGATCTTCAGAAGATCCTGGAGCGGGACGGGGCGCTGCCGCTTCCACGCGCCGCTCACCTGCTCGACCAGGTCGCCGCCGCGCTCGACCATGCTCACCAGCGTGAGCGGCCGATCCTCCACCGGGACATCAAGCCGTCGAACATCATGGTTGGCCCACACGACCGCGCCATCCTGACCGACTTTGGCATCGCCCGGCTGATCGGGGACGCCTCGCTGACCCAGACCGGCCAGATGGTTGGTACCCCCGCCTACATGGCACCGGAGGTCGTGCGGGGCGAGGTGGCCGACAGCCGCGCCGATATCTACGCGCTGGGCGTGCTGCTGTTCCAACTGGTGACTGGCCGCGTGCCGTTCAAGGCCGAGACGCCGCTGGCCGTGCTGCACGCCCAGATCCACACCACCCCGCCAGCGGCGCGCTCGGTGATGCCGTCGCTGTCGGGCGGCGTCGAGGGCGTGCTCACGCGAGCGCTGGCCAAGGACCGCGACCAGCGGTTCCAGACGGCTGGAGCGCTGGCACGTGCGTTTCGGGCGTCCATCGGGCAGGCTTGA